CTTCGGAATTGCGGGCATTGTAGAGGTAAATACCGCGCGCAGCATCGATCGGCGCCACCGCCTCGATGCGCGTCGCATCGGCGAATACCGCAACAGGTTCCTGGTCGGAGAATACGCCAAGGGCCAGCTCGCCGCGCTCGGCAGGCTGGGAATCCTCTCGCAGATTGAATGCAGCCGCCGTCGTCAGCGTCCCGTCGGGGAATGCCTGCAACACGGCGGATTCATTGATTTCCCGCCCCTGCATCTGGTAGCTGAAGTCTTCGAGGAACTCCGTGTTCGTGAGATCGAGCTCGCCCGTATTGGCAAAATAGAAGCGCAGGTCGCCGGCCATCGTGACCGTCTCGTTCGCAACTTCCAGCTGGTTCTGCTCGTAATATCCGCGCGCAAGTTCGTTCGCGTTTTCCATCAGGCCACGCGAATTGCCGGAAAACCAAAAATCGACACCCGACTGGAAAAGAACTGCGGCGAAGCCTGCTACCAGCAAGGTCGGCACAGCAGCGATCAGCGAGAAAAGGAAAACCAACCTGACATGGAGCCGTGCCGTGCTGCCAGCAGCGCGGCGAATGGCAAGGCGCCGTCCGCACAGGACCAGCAGGGCCATGGCCGGTATCATGGTACCGACGAGGAGGATCGCGACCTGACCTGTGGGCAATAGCTGGCCGTCCGGCGGGGCATTCCTGAAAGCCGCCCATGTCGTCGCCATCATGCCGAGCACGGCCGCCAGCGTCACCAGTTCCAGCAGCAGGAACATATTCGCCCGGCGCGACGCCACGACGAAGCGGCGCATCCAGCGCGGGCTCCTCCGTGTGGTCTGTTGCGCTGCGTCTACCATCGTTGCGTGATTACAACAGTGGTGTGACTTCTCGGCAAGGGGAAAATTGCAGGCCGCCGCTCCGTCAGGCGCGCGTGGTAAACAGTTCGGCGTCTATCGAAAGGTCGCTCAGCCTCTTGCGCAGCGTATTGCGATTGATCCCCAGCATGGCGGCGGCACGCAACTGGTTACCGCCGGTTCGGCGCAGCACTTCTTCGAAGAGCGGTTTTTCGAAAGCTGCCTGCGCCTTGCGGTGGAGGGTTCCGGACGGTGGATTGGTTCGCTCCAGCCATTCCGCAATCGCCGCCGACAAGCCCTGCTCCTCGTTCCTCACAGCGGGACGCGCAGCGCTTTCCCGAGAAGTGATTTCCTCGACCAGCTCATCGGTAATGACATCCTCGCGTGCCATGATGGCGAGCCGGAAGACCAGGTTCCTGAGCTCGCGCACATTCCCGCGCCATTCGAGACGAGACAGGCGGTCGATCGCCTTTTCGGACAGGCCGCGCCTCGGCAGCCCTTCCTCCACCGCCTGCGTCAGGAAGTGGTTTGCCAGCATCCCGATATCCTCGCGCCGCTCCCTGAGAGGGGGAAGCTCGATCGGAACGACGGCGAGGCGGTAATAGAGGTCTTCGCGGAACGTCCCGGCAGCGATCATCGGTCCCAGATCGCGATTAGTGGCCGTCACGATGCGAACGTCGACGGCGACGTCCTGACGCCCTCCGACCCGGCGGATCCTGCCCGATTGCAGCGCCCGCAGGAGCCGGGTCTGAGCCTCCACCGGCATGTCGCCGATCTCGTCGAGAAATAGCGTTCCGCCATTGGCCTGCTCGAACTTGCCGATCGACTGCGCCGTCGCGCCGGTGAACGCGCCTTTTTCGTGTCCGAACAGCTCGCTTTCGATCAGATCGTGGGGGATGGCCGCAGCATTCACGGCGACGAAGGGTCCGGTCTTGCGGTGACCCAGCTGGTGGATCGCCTCGGCCACCAGTTCCTTGCCTGTGCCGGATTCACCGGTAACCAGAACCGTCAGGTCGTTGCG
This is a stretch of genomic DNA from Erythrobacteraceae bacterium WH01K. It encodes these proteins:
- a CDS encoding sigma-54 dependent transcriptional regulator — encoded protein: MSAPKDILVVEDDPAIATVIVSALESDGYSVTHCTGIADRDGLLAKRSYAAMLTDVMLEDGDGIAALDTVRTLAPSMPFIVLSAQNTLDTAVRASENEAFEYFPKPFDLDELLRAVRQAAGEGASAVADDAAGHGMPLVGRSQAMQAVFRMIARVLRNDLTVLVTGESGTGKELVAEAIHQLGHRKTGPFVAVNAAAIPHDLIESELFGHEKGAFTGATAQSIGKFEQANGGTLFLDEIGDMPVEAQTRLLRALQSGRIRRVGGRQDVAVDVRIVTATNRDLGPMIAAGTFREDLYYRLAVVPIELPPLRERREDIGMLANHFLTQAVEEGLPRRGLSEKAIDRLSRLEWRGNVRELRNLVFRLAIMAREDVITDELVEEITSRESAARPAVRNEEQGLSAAIAEWLERTNPPSGTLHRKAQAAFEKPLFEEVLRRTGGNQLRAAAMLGINRNTLRKRLSDLSIDAELFTTRA